From a region of the Drosophila ananassae strain 14024-0371.13 chromosome XL, ASM1763931v2, whole genome shotgun sequence genome:
- the LOC6492916 gene encoding sarcoplasmic calcium-binding protein — protein sequence MAFSIVSRNILRTSREILERNMAATVGALHQSASPPSHQHDCHRLQVTGLGVICVNGAHKLLWHQMPTAAVQAVRHYSKKAGAAKLRREVESDSDSDSDDEFERRRQKLSSKRSERGDSAFWRRKMRTLHRILDVNHDGVVSYDDFNLLAKRFNDLGHLTPEVAAEFNDVIKQTWEEQFGEITPYNLVTAEQFLTDLHHRLNDKKMAKRIGRFLPYLFKAVDFDHTGHLDLEQYKLFFRCLGLTEDDAAVSFAVIDKNGDGQLSLKEFVHLGRQFFLTEDDTKISKMFWGPLVNDH from the exons ATGGCCTTCTCCATTGTGAGCCGAAACATTTTGCGCACTTCGAGAGAAATTCTGGAACGCAACATGGCCGCAACTGTTGGCGCTCTCCACCAGTCCGCCTCCCCGCCCTCCCATCAGCACGACTGTCAT CGGCTCCAGGTCACAGGTCTAGGAGTCATCTGTGTAAATGGGGCTCACAAGCTGCTGTGGCATCAAATGCCTACGGCCGCCGTCCAGGCCGTCCGCCACTATTCGAAGAAAGCCGGAGCAGCCAAGTTGCGACGTGAGGTGGAAagcgattccgattccgattcggaCGACGAATTTGAGCGGCGCCGTCAAAAGCTTAGCTCCAAGCGCAGTGAACGG GGCGATTCAGCTTTCTGGCGGCGTAAGATGCGCACTCTGCACCGCATCTTGGATGTCAATCACGACGGAGTGGTCTCTTACGATGACTTCAATTTGCTGGCCAAACGCTTCAATGATCTGGGTCACCTGACCCCGGAGGTCGCCGCCGAGTTTAACGATGTAATCAAGCAGACGTGGGAGGAGCAGTTTGGAGAGATCACTCCCTACAATCTGGTAACTGCCGAGCAGTTCCTAACCGATCTTCACCATCGTCTCAACGATAAGAAAATGGCCAAGCGCATCGGTCGCTTCCTGCCCTACTTGTTTAAG GCTGTGGACTTTGACCACACCGGCCACCTGGATCTCGAACAATACAAGCTCTTCTTCCGCTGTCTGGGACTGACTGAAGACGATGCTGCCGTTTCCTTCGCTGTGATAGACAAGAACGGCGATGGCCAATTGTCGCTCAAGGAGTTTGTGCATTTGGGCCGTCAGTTCTTTTTGACCGAGGACGATACAAAGATATCGAAAATGTTCTGGGGTCCGCTGGTTAATGATCATTGA
- the LOC6503827 gene encoding malonate--CoA ligase ACSF3, mitochondrial produces the protein MLLLRRCQRMNLRPLVRLCSAELIHKDGFIEKLRHSFDEDERSNLVVPTFKKAMLYPDEIAVKDINGEYTYFQLYLAAKRLAIQISNICGSASLSNVTYLCSNNALWVAIQWSCWISGQVAVPLESGQSMDQLRRQASGCKTKLLIATPEFEPIAQELSQGLQSATIVLDHTFVPAAESVSSTSMYAKQLVGTQGVVLTESTLPSDFYAGAPAMLLYTPNAVNNLKPVLLTHRNIDAQMRCLIGSWRLGPSDCMLPILSMNRMHAAVGAVLNVGGNIVLQQKFDGHNAWSALLGINSPSKQRVTLFLAMPIVYKRLIAEYDKMFAKDSRMVEYIINHCRQKIRLMATAFALLPDSVFYRWREITGQNIYEYYGMLETGLVLGHPLDDPSTESGSSANTATTSASSATLPMNPLAVPSVTSTSVPTGASTAVASGAASSSPSSSVTSIPQTSAGIGNEYRPGTLGAPLKGVTARLISNKGAELITCKNELGGTVDHGLIQMEDLGGDSSLSQAAIGELQIAGAHLVAKSCLTPSTNQQMEPGTTDQECTQDGFFKTGDICAYQNGNFYFLSKSSDVFTVGGYKVYGSEIKKVLISHPNINDVAVLGIPNKLWGHRLGVICIVSPDADIDLDAIKTYCYRHLPAHKCPTVFKTLVSK, from the exons atgctgCTTTTACGTCGCTGTCAAAGAATGAACCTCCGGCCGTTAGTGCGCCTCTGCTCCGCTGAACTTATCCACAAG GATGGTTTCATCGAAAAGCTGCGACACAGCTTCGACGAGGACGAGCGTAGCAATCTGGTGGTGCCAACGTTCAAAAAAGCCATGCTCTATCCGGACGAAATAGCCGTGAAGGATATCAACGGGGAGTACACATATTTCCAGCTTTATCTGGCCGCCAAGCGACTGGCCATACAGATATCTAATATATGCG GAAGTGCCTCTTTGTCGAATGTGACATACCTTTGCTCCAATAACGCCCTCTGGGTCGCCATCCAGTGGAGCTGTTGGATTTCGGGTCAGGTGGCGGTGCCTCTGGAATCCGGTCAGTCGATGGACCAGCTCCGTCGCCAGGCATCCGGCTGCAAGACCAAGCTGTTGATTGCCACACCGGAGTTTGAGCCAATTGCCCAGGAACTGTCCCAGGGACTCCAATCGGCCACAATCGTCCTGGATCACACATTTGTTCCGGCGGCGGAGAGCGTGTCTTCCACGTCCATGTACGCCAAGCAGCTGGTGGGTACCCAGGGAGTCGTCCTAACAGAGAGCACCCTGCCGAGCGACTTCTACGCTGGAGCTCCGGCAATGCTGCTGTATACGCCCAACGCTGTTAACAATCTGAAGCCGGTGCTGCTCACCCACCGGAATATCGATGCACAG ATGCGATGTTTGATTGGAAGTTGGCGCCTGGGACCTTCGGACTGTATGCTTCCCATTCTTTCGATGAACCGGATGCACGCCGCTGTGGGGGCGGTGTTGAATGTCGGCGGAAACATTGTGTTGCAGCAGAAGTTCGACGGACACAACGCCTGGAGCGCCCTGCTTGGAATCAACAGTCCCTCGAAGCAACGAGTCACCCTCTTCTTGGCCATGCCCATTGTCTACAAACGGTTGATAGCAGAGTACGACAAGATGTTCGCCAAGGACTCCCGTATGGTTGAGTACATTATCAATCACTGTCGCCAGAAGATCCGACTGATGGCCACCGCATTTGCCCTGCTCCCGGACTCTGTGTTCTATCGGTGGCGCGAGATTACGGGTCAGAATATTTACGAGTACTACGGGATGCTGGAAACGGGCCTGGTTCTGGGTCATCCGCTGGATGATCCATCGACTGAAAGTGGGAGCAGCGCTAATACCGCTACTACAAGTGCATCCAGTGCGACCCTGCCAATGAATCCTCTGGCTGTGCCCTCGGTGACTTCCACCTCAGTACCGACAGGGGCATCTACTGCTGTCGCAAGCGGAGCTGCCAGCTCTAGTCCCAGCAGTAGTGTCACTAGTATACCTCAAACGTCGGCCGGGATTGGAAACGAGTATCGCCCTGGGACACTGGGTGCCCCGTTAAAAGGAGTCACCGCCCGTTTGATCAGCAACAAGGGAGCCGAGCTGATAACATGCAAAAACGAGCTGGGCGGAACAGTGGACCATGGGCTCATCCAGATGGAGGACTTGGGCGGGGACTCATCCCTCTCACAGGCGGCTATTGGAGAGCTGCAGATTGCCGGCGCCCATCTGGTGGCCAAGTCCTGCCTCACTCCCTCCACCAACCAGCAAATGGAGCCGGGCACCACCGACCAGGAGTGCACTCAGGACGGCTTTTTCAAGACGGGCGACATTTGTGCTTACCAGAACGGCAACTTCTATTTCCTGAGCAAAAGCAGTGACGTCTTTACCGTCGGTGGATATAAAGTCTACGGCTCCGAGATCAAAAAGGTACTCATTTCCCACCCAAACATCAACGATGTGGCCGTTCTGGGCATACCCAATAAGCTGTGGGGTCACCGACTGGGGGTTATATGCATTGTGTCCCCTGATGCAGACATCGACCTAGACGCTATTAAAACCTACTGCTACCGCCATTTGCCGGCCCACAAGTGCCCCACTGTTTTCAAGACACTGGTGTCCAAGTAG
- the LOC6503821 gene encoding uncharacterized protein LOC6503821, whose amino-acid sequence MNQSPDQKVALGRKLTPPLVEPVSPLTQLSGPNFRARRAVVEYYVGPQVSPDEALLPMPPHNKVQNIAEIMQKLQQKLLSSTNMWHRALRFIKQRL is encoded by the coding sequence ATGAATCAGTCCCCCGATCAGAAGGTAGCCCTAGGCCGGAAGTTGACGCCGCCACTAGTTGAGCCAGTTTCCCCATTGACCCAGCTTTCTGGGCCGAACTTTAGAGCCCGTCGTGCCGTAGTCGAGTATTACGTGGGTCCCCAAGTGTCCCCAGATGAAGCACTGCTACCTATGCCGCCGCACAACAAGGTCCAAAATATAGCGGAGATAATGCAGAAGCTGCAGCAAAAGCTGCTCAGCAGCACCAACATGTGGCACCGCGCTCTACGATTTATCAAGCAGAGACTGTAG
- the LOC6503822 gene encoding antigen 5 like allergen Cul n 1, with translation MCPTKEMLLLLVAFVSCAEAENYCVRGLCPKGTSHIACNNKGTFGSSCPANATIIPLAQKDKDFVIQAHNSLRSKWASGQGRIQRTACKMASMEWDEELAGLAELNVKSCQMKHDSCHNTEEFVQSGQNLFMVGYFGSGDPATTEDVFSEGINEWIDEDAAVTEEDLQKFPEPVEGQEIGHFTVLVNENNVAVGCAMVTFYLDDIEYFLVACNYAVTNTLGRRVYSSCPVAGIQCPNGLDDKFTSLCV, from the exons ATGTGTCCTACAAAGGAGATGCTGCTACTGCTTGTAGCTTTTGTGTCCTGCGCCGAGGCAGAAAACTACTGTGTAAGAGGCTTGTGTCCCAAAGGCACTAGCCACATTGCCTGTAACAATAAAGGA ACTTTCGGCAGTTCCTGCCCCGCGAACGCCACTATAATCCCTTTGGCCCAAAAGGACAAAGATTTCGTTATCCAGGCACACAATTCGCTGCGAAGCAAGTGGGCTAGCGGGCAGGGAAGAATCCAGAGAACCGCATGCAAAATGGCCTCCATGGAATGGGACGAGGAACTTGCCGGGTTGGCGGAACTGAATGTGAAAAGCTGTCAAATGAAGCACGACTCCTGTCACAATACCGAGGAGTTCGTACAATCTGGTCAAAACTTATTCATGGTGGGATATTTTGGAAGCGGGGATCCGGCGACTACAGAAGACGTATTCAGCGAAGGAATCAATGAGTGGATAGACGAGGATGCAGCTGTTACAGAAGAGGatttacaaaaatttccagAGCCGGTGGAGGGGCA AGAAATCGGTCACTTTACAGTTTTGGTTAACGAGAATAACGTAGCTGTAGGCTGTGCCATGGTTACCTTTTATTTGGACGACATCGAGTACTTCTTGGTGGCCTGCAATTATGCTGTGACCAATACCCTTGGACGCCGGGTCTACAGCAGCTGTCCAGTGGCTGGTATTCAGTGTCCCAATGGCTTGGATGACAAGTTTACGTCTTTATGTGTCTAA